The Desulfoscipio gibsoniae DSM 7213 genome contains a region encoding:
- a CDS encoding molybdopterin-containing oxidoreductase family protein, which produces MTQKVVQTTCQLCYLGCGIDVTVENGKITKVTGSKGFPLNEGFLCIKGRSMIEYQYDPDRILHPMKKVNGKWQQISWDEALDLIKGKLLEIKQNYGPQAVAITIGMPVLLSGTSAVSMIRKFAHAFGSSSIFSVESICFRSQVISYILTLGRYYVADPRNSKLTVVWGKNPENSAPPLAMWISKARKEGLQLIVVDPRVTNIASRADMHIQPRPGTDCALMLGMMNVIINEKLHDEDFVNNWTVGFDKLVEHVQDYPPEKVAKITRVPEEKIKQFARKFATAESACILQGTNALDQTSTALNSSRAIAILEAITGNLDKKGGFVKGPMLPKSPVTVKELERMPLGIDKYSPFYSVFGREFGEGQAMVLPDTILTGEPYPVKALIVSGSNPLMTWPESKKVKEAFEKLDFLVVMGQVMSETAEIADLFLPAATFLERNELNDYYSTLWAIPHVMLRKKILQSGEAWSDLTFWLEMAKKMGYEEEFPWQDEDAFIDYLLEPSGYDVKALTEKYPGGVNVGEVKYEAYKKKGFNTPSKKVEIYSEFLNNLGHDPIPTYKEPPESPENSPELAKEFPLILTTGARDKHFTHSQHRNLPTLRRKSSEPFAEIHVDTATQYGLTDGDLISVQTKRGTIKLKAKVTERILPGIINIPHGWSEANINLLTSLEAADPILGYPALKALLCRISKGS; this is translated from the coding sequence ATGACTCAGAAAGTGGTACAAACAACATGTCAGCTGTGCTATCTGGGATGCGGCATTGATGTGACGGTGGAAAATGGCAAAATAACCAAGGTAACCGGCAGTAAAGGGTTTCCTTTAAACGAAGGTTTCTTATGTATTAAAGGTCGGTCCATGATTGAATACCAGTATGACCCAGACAGAATACTTCACCCGATGAAAAAAGTTAACGGTAAATGGCAGCAAATTAGTTGGGATGAGGCATTAGATCTTATTAAGGGAAAATTGCTGGAAATTAAACAAAATTACGGACCCCAGGCGGTGGCAATTACAATTGGGATGCCTGTTTTACTCTCAGGTACTTCCGCAGTAAGCATGATTAGAAAATTTGCCCATGCTTTTGGCAGTTCCAGTATATTTTCCGTGGAAAGTATTTGTTTCCGTAGTCAAGTTATCAGTTATATCTTGACTTTGGGTCGTTATTATGTTGCTGATCCAAGGAATTCCAAACTAACCGTAGTTTGGGGGAAAAACCCGGAAAATTCCGCACCTCCGCTGGCGATGTGGATTAGCAAAGCCCGAAAAGAAGGCTTACAGTTAATTGTAGTAGATCCTCGGGTTACCAATATTGCCAGCCGTGCAGACATGCATATTCAACCCCGGCCGGGGACTGATTGTGCATTAATGCTGGGGATGATGAATGTTATTATTAATGAAAAACTTCATGACGAAGATTTCGTAAATAACTGGACAGTTGGTTTTGACAAGTTGGTGGAACATGTTCAGGATTATCCGCCGGAGAAGGTAGCAAAAATAACCCGAGTTCCGGAAGAGAAGATTAAGCAATTTGCCCGGAAGTTTGCTACAGCTGAATCAGCTTGTATTTTACAGGGTACAAATGCTCTGGACCAGACCAGTACGGCTTTGAACAGCAGCAGAGCAATTGCAATTTTGGAGGCTATTACCGGAAACTTAGACAAAAAGGGTGGATTTGTAAAAGGCCCGATGCTTCCGAAATCTCCGGTTACTGTTAAAGAACTTGAGCGAATGCCATTGGGGATTGACAAGTATTCTCCCTTCTATAGTGTCTTTGGACGGGAATTTGGTGAAGGGCAGGCCATGGTGTTGCCAGATACGATTCTGACCGGCGAACCATATCCCGTTAAAGCACTGATAGTTAGCGGCTCAAATCCTCTAATGACTTGGCCGGAATCCAAGAAGGTTAAAGAAGCCTTTGAAAAACTTGATTTTTTAGTTGTCATGGGCCAGGTAATGTCTGAAACAGCTGAAATTGCCGATTTGTTCCTGCCTGCGGCGACCTTCCTGGAAAGAAATGAGTTAAATGATTACTACAGCACCCTTTGGGCGATACCTCATGTTATGCTGCGCAAAAAAATCCTGCAGAGTGGGGAAGCCTGGAGTGACCTGACATTCTGGTTGGAAATGGCAAAAAAAATGGGGTACGAGGAAGAATTTCCGTGGCAAGATGAGGATGCATTTATTGATTATTTATTGGAACCATCTGGCTATGATGTAAAGGCACTAACAGAAAAGTACCCTGGTGGAGTAAATGTAGGGGAAGTTAAATATGAGGCTTACAAGAAAAAAGGATTTAACACCCCCTCAAAGAAAGTGGAAATATACTCGGAGTTTCTTAACAATTTAGGGCATGATCCTATTCCAACATACAAAGAACCGCCGGAAAGCCCTGAAAATTCACCTGAATTGGCCAAGGAATTCCCGTTAATATTAACCACCGGGGCCAGAGATAAACATTTTACTCATTCCCAACATAGAAATCTTCCCACCTTAAGGCGGAAATCATCTGAGCCTTTTGCTGAGATTCATGTGGATACGGCTACTCAATATGGCCTGACTGATGGGGATCTAATTTCCGTACAGACAAAAAGAGGAA
- a CDS encoding phasin-related domain-containing protein, giving the protein MSNAFEKTINLGLGLLLYSREKVEEVVEELVGRGEVAKKDARQFASELMQRGEEQREELKKLIQGEVTKALDHVNVARKEDLVTKDEIREIVREQMQQVLREQGFFKSEGTK; this is encoded by the coding sequence ATGTCAAACGCATTTGAAAAGACAATCAATTTAGGATTAGGGCTTTTATTGTATTCACGGGAAAAAGTGGAGGAAGTGGTTGAGGAACTGGTCGGCAGAGGCGAGGTGGCCAAAAAAGACGCCCGGCAATTTGCGAGCGAGCTTATGCAAAGAGGCGAGGAACAGAGAGAAGAACTGAAAAAGCTGATTCAGGGTGAGGTCACCAAGGCTCTGGATCATGTAAATGTGGCGAGAAAAGAAGACCTTGTTACAAAAGATGAAATCAGAGAAATTGTCAGAGAACAAATGCAGCAAGTACTCCGGGAACAAGGATTTTTCAAAAGCGAGGGCACCAAGTAA
- a CDS encoding IS256-like element ISDgi1 family transposase, translating to MQAMQDKTIKELAKDCRTVEDVHEMLKNLFKDTLQQIFEAEIEEHLGYKKHSIEGNNTGNSRNGYNKKTIQTKFGKTEVEIPRDRNGEFEPRIIGKYEKTSNQLEDQIIAMYAKGMSTRDIEDHMRDIYGIDVSPTMVSKITDKILPMIAEWQSRTLDRIYPIVFLDAIHFKVRKDNRIINKAAYSVLALNMAGQKEILGIWIGENESASFWLGVCNDLKSRGVQDILIACKDGLSGFSEAINTVFPKTEIQLCIIHQIRNSLKYVPYKEQKELMADLKQVYQALTLEEAELAFEIFKENWGKRHPIIIRSWEKNWLELTAYFKYPYEIRKMIYTTNIIEGYHRQLRKVTKTKTAYPTDDALKKIIYLATVEAAKKWTMPVKDWKNCISQFAIYFGDRIESEMAI from the coding sequence ATGCAAGCCATGCAAGACAAAACGATCAAGGAATTAGCAAAGGATTGCCGCACCGTAGAAGACGTACATGAGATGCTCAAGAATCTATTCAAGGACACCTTGCAGCAGATATTCGAGGCTGAAATTGAAGAGCACCTCGGGTATAAAAAACACAGCATTGAAGGCAATAATACTGGCAACAGTCGCAACGGTTACAATAAGAAGACTATCCAAACTAAGTTTGGCAAGACAGAAGTAGAAATCCCACGGGATCGTAATGGTGAATTTGAACCCAGGATTATCGGCAAATATGAAAAGACATCCAACCAGCTTGAAGACCAAATTATAGCCATGTACGCCAAGGGTATGTCTACACGTGATATTGAGGACCACATGAGGGATATCTACGGTATCGACGTATCCCCTACCATGGTCAGCAAGATAACAGACAAAATACTACCGATGATTGCAGAGTGGCAGTCCCGGACACTTGACCGTATATACCCTATTGTTTTTCTTGATGCTATCCATTTCAAGGTTCGTAAAGATAACCGGATAATAAACAAGGCGGCCTATAGTGTGTTGGCCCTAAATATGGCTGGCCAAAAAGAAATACTTGGCATCTGGATTGGGGAAAATGAAAGTGCTAGCTTTTGGCTTGGCGTATGTAATGATCTCAAAAGCAGGGGAGTGCAAGACATCCTGATTGCCTGTAAAGACGGGCTTTCCGGGTTTTCCGAGGCTATAAACACGGTTTTCCCCAAAACCGAAATTCAGCTTTGTATCATTCACCAAATCCGTAATTCCCTAAAGTATGTGCCATACAAAGAACAAAAGGAACTGATGGCTGATCTTAAGCAAGTATACCAGGCGTTAACCCTGGAAGAGGCCGAGTTAGCCTTTGAAATATTCAAAGAAAACTGGGGTAAAAGACATCCCATTATAATTCGTTCTTGGGAGAAGAATTGGCTTGAATTAACAGCTTATTTTAAATACCCATATGAAATCCGTAAAATGATTTATACTACTAATATCATCGAGGGTTACCACCGGCAACTACGGAAAGTAACCAAAACTAAAACTGCCTATCCAACAGACGATGCACTGAAAAAAATTATTTACCTGGCCACCGTTGAAGCAGCCAAAAAATGGACTATGCCAGTTAAAGATTGGAAAAATTGCATCTCCCAATTTGCCATATACTTTGGTGATAGGATAGAATCAGAGATGGCTATATAA
- a CDS encoding ABC1 kinase family protein: MMNYRRIRSRRYKEIIAVFTKHGFGLLVKRLRLPYSLRSKNRILDVGTAPDTAGASAGKRLKMALEELGPTFVKLGQILSIRRDILPADIIEELKKLQDSVQPFPFSEVKTLIETEFNDTLGNIFKEFDEVPVAAASISQVHRARLISGKQVAVKVQRPEIERLIDLDLNILKDMAHLLDHHTKYGEIYDFSGMVADFENTLKNELDFTKEGENADTFRLNLSQDENVTVPKVKWIYTTKRVLTMEYFEGIKISDSAALDLAGINRRKIAERLAASICNQILRDGLFHADPHPGNIQVMPDGTIIFLDLGMVDCLNESRKRAISNFFIGVAFKDSRMVVNSIFAMEAATARSNVKSFEKDVDALIEKYLTMPMNEMKIDKLLQEIFHIAFLNHVKTPCEFALLSKTLITLQGLLEKLAPDLNALVIAEPIAKKLRYQLLSFEKMGSGIKKSLLDYWSLLGEFPTAMQSLLHKAADADFAVQFEMKEMDKLQRRLERIFNRISFSLILLAVSIIIAGVLVSSGLSADTSNEMYFFNITVLKIGLASAAIIILGLVISMIRSRN, encoded by the coding sequence ATGATGAATTACAGACGCATTCGTTCCAGAAGATATAAAGAAATCATTGCTGTTTTTACAAAACATGGTTTTGGATTGCTTGTAAAGCGACTTAGGCTTCCTTATTCTTTAAGGTCCAAAAATAGAATTTTAGACGTCGGAACTGCACCTGACACGGCCGGAGCCTCGGCAGGAAAAAGGCTGAAGATGGCCTTGGAAGAACTGGGGCCGACGTTTGTTAAACTGGGACAAATTTTAAGCATACGACGGGATATTTTACCGGCTGATATTATTGAAGAGCTTAAAAAGCTGCAAGACTCGGTGCAGCCGTTTCCTTTTTCTGAGGTAAAGACGCTCATTGAAACGGAATTTAATGACACGCTGGGAAATATCTTTAAAGAATTTGATGAGGTACCTGTAGCCGCAGCATCCATATCCCAAGTCCATCGCGCCAGACTGATTTCGGGAAAGCAGGTGGCCGTAAAGGTTCAGAGGCCGGAGATAGAAAGACTCATAGATCTGGACTTAAACATTTTGAAAGACATGGCGCATCTTCTCGACCATCACACAAAATACGGGGAGATTTATGATTTTAGCGGTATGGTGGCGGATTTTGAAAACACGCTTAAAAATGAACTGGATTTTACCAAAGAAGGGGAAAACGCAGATACCTTCAGGCTTAATCTCAGCCAGGACGAAAACGTAACAGTCCCAAAAGTGAAGTGGATATATACGACAAAGCGGGTTCTCACCATGGAGTATTTTGAAGGCATCAAGATCAGCGATTCTGCCGCCTTGGATCTGGCGGGCATTAATCGGAGAAAGATCGCAGAGAGGCTTGCCGCATCCATATGCAATCAAATACTCAGAGATGGTTTATTTCATGCGGACCCGCATCCGGGCAATATTCAGGTCATGCCGGACGGCACCATCATATTTCTTGATTTGGGGATGGTAGATTGCCTCAACGAATCCCGGAAAAGAGCGATTTCAAATTTTTTTATCGGGGTTGCCTTCAAAGACAGTCGAATGGTGGTCAACTCCATTTTTGCTATGGAGGCCGCAACTGCTCGAAGCAATGTGAAAAGCTTTGAAAAAGACGTTGATGCGCTGATCGAAAAGTACCTTACGATGCCTATGAACGAGATGAAAATTGATAAGCTGCTCCAGGAAATCTTTCATATTGCGTTTTTGAACCATGTAAAAACACCCTGTGAATTTGCTTTGCTTTCCAAAACATTGATAACTCTTCAAGGACTGTTGGAAAAATTAGCCCCGGATCTTAACGCCCTTGTTATTGCGGAACCTATCGCTAAAAAGCTGCGTTATCAGTTACTTTCATTCGAGAAAATGGGAAGCGGAATAAAAAAGAGCTTATTAGATTACTGGAGTCTGTTGGGCGAATTCCCGACCGCAATGCAAAGCCTTCTGCATAAAGCGGCAGATGCAGATTTTGCCGTTCAATTTGAGATGAAAGAGATGGATAAACTTCAAAGGCGGCTGGAACGAATCTTCAACAGGATATCCTTCAGCCTGATTTTGCTTGCTGTAAGCATTATCATCGCCGGAGTTCTGGTAAGCTCCGGCCTTAGTGCGGATACAAGCAACGAAATGTATTTTTTCAATATCACAGTCTTAAAAATAGGTTTAGCATCGGCGGCTATTATTATTTTGGGACTGGTGATTTCCATGATCAGGTCAAGAAACTGA
- a CDS encoding sigma-54-dependent Fis family transcriptional regulator — translation MVPDQDTLKTAWRAFINNQEDSYRHVRPIIMDSWQRCRRNKVNPLQKYVYKTRDRKILEDKTRKNREWLEVARPVMRTLYRFVAGSGFIVTVADTEGFLLEILGDQEVIDDIARGNFVPGASWSEQNAGTNGVGTALVAGQPLQVFSYEHYCVCAHRSTCSAAPIHGIDRTIVGVLNMTGDFKKAHPHTLGMVVAGADAINRQLVSEKAWQERDVANRFREALMESISEGILATDRNHTVIQVNQAAADLLHIKPELAIGKDVREVLPGGGDWEKVIKGERFITDLEQDITTSFGTAKITATSRPVRAHNGQNEGTVLVLTAINRVRKLAQRMSGAVARLSFANMIGENPGFKDCLTQAKSAARSNSTVLLLGESGTGKDVLAQAIHNESLRAGGPFVAINCGAIPRDLIGSELFGYTEGAFTGAKKGGSPGKFELADGGTVFLDEIGDMPSELQTTLLRVLEQKVITRIGGSQVVPVNVRVIAATNRDLALEVERGNFRRDLYYRLNVVSIRLMPLRERKEDIALLFKHFLDRLCTQAGKSVTSIDPALWPLIKAYAWPGNVRELQNAVERALHFLNDSSLGTEHLPEEVRRGGVISKDSTAIKDRVNSGGSVAFNKQAETVDVEDEKNIILNLLHENGGNVSRVAKQLGIARTTLYRKLAKYGLQRNVIVASNDDT, via the coding sequence GTGGTGCCCGATCAAGACACATTAAAAACGGCTTGGAGGGCCTTTATCAATAATCAAGAGGATAGCTATCGGCATGTCAGGCCTATCATAATGGATTCCTGGCAGCGGTGCCGGCGGAATAAAGTCAACCCGCTGCAGAAGTATGTATATAAAACCCGGGATCGAAAAATATTGGAGGACAAAACCCGGAAGAACCGTGAATGGCTGGAAGTTGCTCGTCCGGTAATGAGGACTTTATATCGTTTCGTTGCCGGGTCGGGCTTTATAGTAACAGTTGCCGACACTGAGGGCTTTTTATTGGAAATTTTGGGTGATCAAGAGGTAATTGACGACATTGCACGGGGAAACTTTGTTCCCGGGGCCAGTTGGAGTGAACAAAACGCCGGTACCAACGGTGTGGGAACCGCTCTCGTTGCAGGTCAGCCACTGCAAGTTTTCAGCTATGAACATTACTGTGTCTGTGCGCATCGCTCGACTTGCTCAGCCGCACCAATTCATGGAATTGACAGAACAATTGTTGGTGTGCTTAACATGACCGGTGATTTCAAAAAAGCGCATCCGCATACATTGGGCATGGTTGTGGCCGGTGCGGACGCGATTAACCGGCAATTGGTAAGCGAAAAAGCCTGGCAGGAACGTGATGTGGCTAATAGGTTCAGGGAAGCGCTAATGGAATCAATTTCGGAAGGAATTCTCGCCACGGACCGCAATCATACCGTAATTCAGGTCAATCAGGCTGCTGCCGATCTATTGCACATTAAACCTGAATTGGCTATAGGCAAAGATGTGCGTGAAGTCCTACCAGGTGGTGGAGATTGGGAAAAAGTTATTAAAGGTGAGAGATTTATTACCGACCTTGAACAAGACATCACCACATCATTCGGAACAGCCAAAATAACGGCTACCTCCCGTCCGGTCAGGGCGCATAATGGACAAAATGAGGGCACCGTATTGGTGCTGACAGCAATAAACCGTGTGCGAAAATTGGCGCAAAGAATGAGCGGGGCTGTTGCCAGGCTGTCTTTTGCCAATATGATTGGTGAAAATCCCGGTTTTAAGGACTGTTTAACCCAGGCCAAGTCAGCCGCTCGCAGTAATTCTACTGTTTTATTACTTGGTGAAAGCGGCACCGGGAAGGATGTTTTGGCTCAAGCCATACATAATGAAAGTTTACGGGCCGGCGGGCCTTTTGTCGCCATAAACTGCGGAGCCATTCCCCGCGATCTGATTGGAAGCGAACTATTTGGTTATACAGAAGGTGCTTTTACCGGCGCCAAGAAGGGCGGCAGTCCCGGCAAGTTCGAACTAGCCGATGGGGGAACTGTTTTTCTGGATGAAATCGGAGACATGCCTTCGGAACTGCAGACTACCCTCCTAAGGGTTTTGGAACAGAAAGTAATTACTCGTATTGGCGGATCTCAAGTAGTGCCTGTCAATGTACGCGTAATTGCCGCAACCAATCGGGATTTGGCCCTGGAAGTAGAACGGGGAAATTTTCGGCGGGACTTATATTACCGTCTCAATGTAGTTTCTATCCGGTTAATGCCGCTTCGGGAACGCAAAGAAGACATTGCCTTGTTATTTAAACATTTTCTAGATCGGCTTTGCACTCAGGCGGGAAAATCCGTTACTTCTATTGACCCGGCGTTATGGCCCTTGATCAAAGCTTATGCTTGGCCCGGTAATGTTCGTGAATTACAGAATGCCGTTGAAAGAGCCCTGCACTTTCTTAACGATTCTTCTCTGGGAACCGAGCATCTGCCGGAAGAGGTAAGACGGGGCGGGGTTATTTCCAAGGACAGTACTGCTATTAAAGATAGAGTAAATTCCGGGGGAAGTGTTGCCTTTAACAAGCAGGCGGAGACAGTGGACGTTGAGGACGAGAAAAACATAATTCTAAATTTACTGCACGAAAACGGGGGTAATGTATCACGTGTTGCAAAACAGTTAGGCATAGCCCGGACCACATTGTATCGCAAGTTAGCGAAATATGGATTGCAGCGAAATGTAATAGTCGCGTCTAATGACGACACTTAA
- a CDS encoding TetR/AcrR family transcriptional regulator, producing MQQKTDKTNPSEKILITAFECLSTRGYANVSMRNIAEEAGVALSQLTYYYKNKEKLFIEVINMMTLQYLHEIEGNLESVTGEKEKLASLVRFFKELIRDKPKLLKLFIDFIAQALWIPSFREQLDSLFTELTEVIERNLLTYMKINKRYLGYSPQTVAKLVLGALLGTSIQIILGSDRDSAFESLNLAESLLN from the coding sequence ATGCAGCAAAAGACTGATAAAACAAACCCATCTGAGAAAATCCTTATAACGGCCTTTGAATGTCTTTCTACAAGAGGCTATGCCAATGTATCCATGCGAAATATTGCCGAGGAAGCCGGAGTCGCGTTAAGCCAACTGACATACTACTATAAGAATAAAGAAAAATTATTCATTGAAGTTATCAATATGATGACACTCCAATATTTACATGAAATAGAAGGAAATTTAGAATCTGTCACGGGTGAGAAAGAAAAGCTCGCGTCCCTCGTGAGGTTCTTTAAGGAACTGATCAGGGATAAACCAAAACTTTTGAAACTTTTTATTGATTTTATAGCACAGGCTTTATGGATTCCGTCTTTTAGAGAACAACTGGACAGCTTATTTACTGAGCTGACGGAGGTTATTGAAAGAAACCTATTGACCTACATGAAAATCAATAAAAGATATCTTGGATATTCTCCCCAAACGGTAGCTAAATTAGTTCTTGGAGCTTTGCTCGGAACATCTATTCAAATAATACTCGGTTCCGACCGGGACAGCGCCTTTGAATCCTTAAATTTGGCAGAGAGCCTATTAAATTAA
- a CDS encoding HD domain-containing protein, which translates to MIGWIISKLRLEPDSFADAEYLDCISGLINHEMVRSMGNYIQHSDIDCLEHSLYVSYSSYLACGRMGLDYRSAARGGLLHDFFLYDWHLEKPYKGLHGLTHPHVALQNANKYFHLNKLEQDIIRKHMWPLTVTPPKYKEAYIVTVIDKYCAFMETFNFGERKNVRRLQSLLCC; encoded by the coding sequence ATGATCGGCTGGATAATATCAAAATTAAGACTGGAACCGGATTCCTTCGCTGATGCTGAATACTTGGACTGTATAAGCGGGCTGATCAACCATGAAATGGTCCGGTCGATGGGAAATTATATCCAACACAGCGACATCGATTGTTTAGAGCATAGCCTTTATGTGTCGTACAGCAGCTATCTTGCTTGCGGGAGGATGGGGCTCGATTATCGTTCGGCGGCAAGAGGAGGGTTGCTGCACGATTTTTTTCTGTACGACTGGCATCTTGAAAAACCGTACAAGGGGCTGCATGGCCTGACGCATCCTCACGTCGCTTTGCAGAATGCGAATAAATATTTCCATTTAAACAAACTGGAACAGGATATCATCCGAAAACACATGTGGCCTTTGACAGTAACACCGCCCAAATATAAGGAAGCATACATTGTGACCGTGATAGATAAATATTGTGCATTTATGGAAACTTTCAATTTTGGAGAAAGAAAAAATGTACGTAGGTTGCAAAGCCTATTGTGCTGTTAA
- a CDS encoding molybdopterin-containing oxidoreductase family protein, which translates to MTLMRITATHSIERTACSLCHMGCGMELHIKDGRITEVKGIKNHPLNKGFLCPKGRAVIEHITSPKRLTAPLLRQGSGWKEITWDEAMEVIVTHLKEAQSLGENSKVAFSVGMPLLLSGTSTVAMIHRLAHAYGTPNCFSVESLCYRSQMLGYIATLGKFFVAGYERANCIIVWASNPEQSSPPIGAAIARRKRAGAKLVVIDPRATSMAKRADYHLQPRPGTDCALMLAMMNVIIDEGLYDQEFVEKYTVGFAELAEHVKAYTPERVQEITSVPADKIKDVARLFAQTKPACIAQGPNGTDSMASGFQNNRGIAILQAITGNIDVPGGFIQTPRLRTKVVAPIKMVAENPVGIAEYPVLYGVYGRNFGEGQAMVLVDRLINDDDKPVHSMIICASNPLLSWPNSAKVREALAGLDFLVVMDQFMTETAKLAHLVLPAGTFLETSEIADYYNLWSLPYIMTRKKIMEYGQCRPVLEFLMDLGRRLGYHDEFPWQTGEDLLKDILRPSGVTYEYLTEKQPEGFFYAEHKYRKYEREGFKTPSGKIEIHSRYLRDMGYSPLPTHLESPETRISDPGLAAEYPLVLTTGSRNIFHVHSQMRDVPSLKRRVSEPLAELHPLDAEKYHIPDGVIATVENRRGKIKIKVKVTEDIKPGVIHIPHGWQDANINLLTDNACANPVTGYPVLKGLLCRISV; encoded by the coding sequence ATGACGCTGATGAGAATAACAGCCACGCACAGTATTGAAAGAACAGCCTGCAGCCTTTGCCATATGGGCTGCGGGATGGAGCTGCACATTAAGGACGGGCGGATAACAGAAGTCAAGGGGATCAAGAACCACCCCCTAAATAAAGGTTTCCTCTGCCCCAAGGGGCGGGCGGTGATTGAACATATCACTTCTCCCAAACGCCTGACCGCGCCCTTGTTGAGGCAGGGTTCCGGCTGGAAGGAAATAACCTGGGATGAAGCCATGGAAGTAATTGTCACTCACTTAAAAGAGGCGCAATCTCTGGGAGAAAACAGCAAGGTGGCTTTTAGCGTGGGTATGCCGCTGTTGTTGTCAGGCACCTCTACGGTGGCAATGATCCACCGTCTGGCCCACGCTTACGGCACCCCTAACTGCTTCTCAGTGGAGAGTCTCTGTTACCGGAGCCAGATGCTCGGTTATATAGCCACTCTGGGCAAGTTTTTTGTCGCCGGCTATGAGCGGGCGAACTGTATTATCGTCTGGGCGTCCAATCCCGAACAATCCTCACCGCCCATCGGGGCAGCCATTGCCAGGAGGAAAAGGGCCGGTGCCAAACTGGTGGTAATCGATCCCCGCGCAACCTCTATGGCCAAAAGGGCGGATTATCATTTGCAGCCCCGGCCCGGAACCGATTGCGCCCTTATGCTTGCGATGATGAATGTCATTATTGACGAAGGGCTGTATGATCAAGAATTTGTTGAAAAATACACCGTTGGTTTTGCTGAACTGGCCGAACATGTAAAAGCATATACGCCGGAACGGGTTCAGGAGATTACTTCCGTGCCTGCCGATAAAATAAAAGACGTGGCCAGATTGTTCGCGCAAACCAAACCTGCCTGTATCGCTCAGGGACCAAATGGCACCGATTCGATGGCCAGTGGTTTTCAAAACAACCGCGGGATTGCGATTTTACAGGCCATCACGGGCAATATAGATGTGCCGGGCGGATTCATCCAGACGCCCCGCCTGCGCACCAAGGTGGTTGCACCCATCAAAATGGTTGCCGAAAACCCGGTGGGCATCGCCGAATACCCGGTTTTATACGGAGTTTACGGGCGGAATTTCGGCGAAGGGCAGGCCATGGTGCTAGTTGACAGGCTGATAAATGACGATGACAAACCTGTACATTCGATGATAATCTGCGCGAGCAACCCGCTTTTGAGCTGGCCTAATTCCGCTAAAGTACGGGAAGCCCTGGCCGGTTTGGATTTTCTGGTAGTTATGGACCAGTTTATGACGGAAACCGCCAAACTGGCCCATCTGGTCCTGCCTGCCGGAACCTTTCTGGAAACGTCCGAGATCGCTGATTACTATAATCTCTGGAGTCTGCCATATATCATGACCCGTAAAAAAATCATGGAGTATGGCCAGTGCCGTCCGGTTTTGGAATTTTTAATGGATTTGGGCCGGCGGCTGGGATATCATGACGAATTCCCCTGGCAGACGGGAGAAGATCTGCTTAAAGATATTTTACGGCCATCCGGAGTTACTTATGAATATTTGACCGAGAAACAGCCCGAAGGTTTTTTCTATGCTGAACACAAGTACCGTAAATATGAGCGGGAAGGCTTTAAAACACCGAGCGGTAAAATTGAAATCCACTCCCGGTATTTGAGAGATATGGGTTACAGCCCTCTGCCGACTCACCTGGAATCACCGGAAACCAGGATTAGCGATCCCGGACTGGCGGCGGAATACCCCCTGGTACTTACCACAGGGAGCCGGAATATCTTCCATGTTCACTCCCAGATGCGCGACGTTCCTTCGTTGAAACGTCGCGTTTCCGAACCGCTGGCCGAGCTTCATCCTTTGGATGCGGAAAAATACCACATTCCAGACGGCGTTATTGCCACTGTGGAAAACCGCAGGGGTAAAATTAAAATCAAGGTCAAAGTCACCGAAGATATTAAACCCGGGGTCATCCATATTCCACACGGCTGGCAGGATGCCAATATAAATCTTTTGACGGACAACGCCTGTGCCAACCCGGTTACCGGTTATCCGGTCCTTAAAGGGCTGCTTTGCAGAATTTCAGTGTAG